CTCCCCTGCTCCCCTGCTCCCCTGCTCCCCTGCTCCCCTGCTCCCCTGCTCCCCTGCTCCCCTGCTCCCCTGCTCCCCTACCTCCTTACCCTATTCCCAACTTTCCAGCTAAAGCGGGGGTAAGGGGTAAAAGAGTGCTAATCATCAAAAATAGAGCCAAAAGACCCAAAGCGGCTCTTGCGTCATCGGGTTCTGTGACTTCATTCAAACTGGGGCGTTCTGCATCACGTTGTAAAAAGAAAATCACAATTGCCCAATACATAGCTAGAGTATTACCCAAAGACACCAACGCCAGCAAAATTAAAGTCGCAATTGTCGCCCTTCCTGCGGTTTTGCGGCCATAAATTGCTTGGACAATGCGCCCCCCGTCTAATTGTCCAGCGGGCATTAAGTTTAAAGCTGTGATCACCAATCCTAGCCAACCAATGATCACTAGAGGATGGACATTTACCAAAGGCGCTTGTAGAGACGAACCCAGCACAACTCGCGCCAAACTGCCTACTAAAATCGAACCTTGAAAAAACTTATTTGGCAATTGAAATAAACTGCCTGGGTGGGAAATTAGCAACCCTGTCACCAGCATAATCAAAGAAACGATACCGCCAAAAGCTGGACCTGCCAAAGCAATATCAAATAACGCCTTGCGGTTAGGTAATAGAGACTCAAAACGGGTAATTGCACCAAAAGAGCCAATCTGCACAGCTGGTAGGAAAAAAGGCCAACTCAGGCGGACTTGATGCTTTTGTGCCAATAACCAATGACCAATTTCGTGAGCTATCAAAATTGTCAAGATTCCCAAGCCGATAGGCAAAGCTTCATAAACTCGTGATGGGTTGGAGAATAAATCAAAATTCAGTAATAAACCTGCTGCTTCTAAATTGGTGGCGATAGTTGCTACTAGTAGGATTACCGCAAAGACCTTTTGCGGTAACTGCAAAGGTCTTGGGTCAGTGCGACTAGGCAGAACAATCATCACCGGTTTACCGTCTGTGTTTTCCACTAAAAACAGGCGATATTTATCACCTAAACGGTTTTGCAAACTTTTGGTGAGACGGTTGTGAACTTCCTCCGGTTCTCCCCGCAAATTACCTTTGAAAATTGCTCCCTCTTGATAAGGGATAGTTTCCGTGGCAAAAAATGTGTCAATACCGAAAA
The genomic region above belongs to Anabaena sphaerica FACHB-251 and contains:
- a CDS encoding site-2 protease family protein → MLTSSETPIIAAVVLVAFAILGWGFYRARPFGKLGILAWLQSVVLMAPWLLFFGLFAAGIYINIAGILLLLVLSTGIYIFLGRQLRQAGQDAILKQRATARLANQASEAVTTPADAKQLPVVAEVKVEAITIPEEDLNTIKGIFGIDTFFATETIPYQEGAIFKGNLRGEPEEVHNRLTKSLQNRLGDKYRLFLVENTDGKPVMIVLPSRTDPRPLQLPQKVFAVILLVATIATNLEAAGLLLNFDLFSNPSRVYEALPIGLGILTILIAHEIGHWLLAQKHQVRLSWPFFLPAVQIGSFGAITRFESLLPNRKALFDIALAGPAFGGIVSLIMLVTGLLISHPGSLFQLPNKFFQGSILVGSLARVVLGSSLQAPLVNVHPLVIIGWLGLVITALNLMPAGQLDGGRIVQAIYGRKTAGRATIATLILLALVSLGNTLAMYWAIVIFFLQRDAERPSLNEVTEPDDARAALGLLALFLMISTLLPLTPALAGKLGIG